A stretch of Candidatus Neomarinimicrobiota bacterium DNA encodes these proteins:
- a CDS encoding tol-pal system YbgF family protein: MRPLSLILSLLLILTFVACGVKQTAEELWSSSEKELNARQYHRAIKALETLVDAYPDHPLAPGAQLKIGDIYMNNTDDIHKSLAAYQKTSTRYPETDAGVKALFMIGFVNANHLENYEAAREAYQDFLNRYPNHELVPSVKFELENLGKPVEEIEALKGIANVS; encoded by the coding sequence ATGCGTCCCTTATCGCTAATCCTATCACTGCTATTGATTCTCACTTTCGTAGCATGTGGTGTTAAGCAGACTGCTGAAGAGCTATGGAGCAGCTCTGAAAAAGAATTGAATGCCCGGCAATACCATCGGGCGATCAAGGCCCTTGAAACCCTTGTTGATGCCTATCCTGACCATCCTCTCGCTCCCGGGGCGCAGCTCAAAATCGGGGATATTTACATGAATAATACCGATGATATCCACAAGTCCCTCGCGGCGTACCAAAAGACCTCTACTCGCTATCCCGAGACCGATGCAGGGGTGAAAGCCCTGTTCATGATTGGTTTTGTGAATGCCAATCACCTTGAGAACTATGAGGCTGCCAGAGAGGCGTACCAGGATTTTCTGAATCGCTACCCGAATCACGAGCTGGTTCCATCGGTAAAATTTGAGCTGGAGAATCTTGGCAAACCGGTAGAAGAAATTGAGGCGCTGAAAGGTATTGCAAATGTCAGCTGA